In Lycorma delicatula isolate Av1 chromosome 10, ASM4794821v1, whole genome shotgun sequence, a genomic segment contains:
- the LOC142330982 gene encoding uncharacterized protein LOC142330982 — protein sequence MRIFSAYTVLVPNFITPHLRRYEHSAFFIIMYSTTIIVLLSVVAANAAVVPAPVYSSSVVTSERNGDNFAYSVHDQQGFIQHASSMSAKPSAFSRALPGQYPVITPGSYVASGIPAGVGHVYGAPHQVGHHGITAYSAQPLTYAGQPLLVGHQAIAPGVNHPHVVVPQVKA from the exons ATGAGAATCTTCTCAGCTTACACAGTTCTTGTACCTAACTTCATCACACCACATTTACGTCGTTACGAACATAGCGCATTCTTTATCATCATGTACTCG accaCTATTATTGTACTTCTCTCTGTTGTTGCTGCAAATGCTGCTGTTGTCCCAGCACCAGTATACAGTTCCTCTGTTGTAACATCTGAGCGAAATGGTGATAACTTTGCATACTCAGTACATGATCAACAAGGATTTATCCAACATGCCAGCTCTATGTCTGCTAAACCATCCGCATTCTCAAGAGCATTGCctg GTCAATATCCAGTAATTACTCCTGGTTCATATGTAGCTTCTGGAATTCCTGCTGGTGTTGGTCATGTTTATGGAGCTCCTCACCAAGTCGGACATCATGGAATAACTGCTTATTCTGCACAACCATTAACTTATGCCGGGCAGCCTCTTCTTGTCGGACATCAAGCAATCGCTCCTGGTGTTAATCATCCTCATGTTGTTGTCCCACAAGTTAAagcatga